A genome region from Flavobacterium sp. includes the following:
- a CDS encoding response regulator transcription factor, translating into MNVLIVEDNKELAVEVYDFLCNTGYICKIANNCADALEEFSGNDYDAMLLDLGLPDGDGFEVLQAVRKTKSKIAVIVLTARGELDDRINGLHLGADDYLTKPFALTELAARLFAVIRRIHGFTLNNLSIHGFLLQLQDYKVSFNEIPVSLTKKEFDIFQYLVLNKNRVITRLQLTEHIWGDILEVNSDSNFIDVHVRNLRKKLDKHTSIDWFETVRNVGYRINE; encoded by the coding sequence ATGAATGTTTTGATTGTTGAAGATAATAAAGAACTTGCTGTAGAGGTTTACGACTTTTTGTGCAATACGGGTTATATATGCAAAATTGCAAATAATTGTGCTGATGCTCTCGAAGAGTTTTCGGGAAATGATTACGATGCCATGCTGCTGGATCTTGGATTGCCGGATGGAGATGGTTTTGAAGTTTTGCAGGCTGTTCGAAAAACAAAATCAAAAATAGCGGTAATTGTGCTTACTGCCCGTGGCGAACTGGATGACAGAATTAACGGACTGCATTTGGGTGCAGATGATTATCTCACAAAACCTTTTGCTTTAACAGAACTGGCGGCGAGATTATTTGCCGTAATTCGACGTATTCATGGTTTTACATTAAATAATTTAAGTATTCACGGTTTTTTGCTTCAGCTTCAGGATTATAAAGTAAGTTTTAATGAAATTCCGGTTAGTTTAACCAAAAAGGAGTTTGATATTTTTCAGTATCTGGTTTTAAATAAAAACAGAGTTATCACGAGATTGCAATTGACAGAACATATTTGGGGCGATATTCTCGAAGTCAATTCAGATTCTAATTTTATTGATGTACACGTTCGAAATCTTCGAAAAAAATTAGACAAACATACTTCTATCGATTGGTTTGAAACGGTTCGAAATGTGGGTTATCGTATTAATGAATAA
- a CDS encoding HAMP domain-containing sensor histidine kinase, producing the protein MKIKHQLAIFNALTRLLVILIIWLMLPILVENVVYRHINNGLIEKKKKFIDHLNQNEINDFIENEGDSTETYSQFSTLHSEFLVLSRAAVKPHQKKTSFSNEYRIIEGEENEYRILQHHFTYENQDYQLEIGSSLSEVKDLTFIIKLFIIIVLVIILLVTFLADTFYIEYLLKPFYKIIDTKIRRVNEPELFDHTPINAKSRDFRELDLVLNQMMDRIAELFKKEKQFISNVSHELLTPIALLKNKLENLLQNDSLDDTAVDKIAGSLKTLDMLKKIINNLLLISRIENNQYEANESINFQEIINDLQEDLQDRIDDKGIEFVNKMNEEFVFRGNKTLIHILIYNLVTNAIKYNKPDGKIIVSDSFSDNRYTISIQDFGIGLSESQIENIFNRFARVTSDQEGQGLGLAIAKSIAAFHHIEIQVNSLINEGTTFVLVFPEQPKHN; encoded by the coding sequence GTGAAAATAAAACACCAATTAGCTATATTTAATGCACTAACAAGATTGTTGGTGATTTTGATTATATGGCTGATGCTTCCTATTTTGGTCGAGAATGTTGTTTACAGACATATAAATAATGGTTTAATTGAGAAGAAAAAGAAATTCATAGATCATTTAAACCAAAATGAGATTAATGATTTTATTGAAAATGAAGGCGATTCAACCGAAACATATTCGCAGTTTTCTACACTTCACAGCGAATTTTTGGTGCTTTCGAGAGCTGCTGTAAAACCACATCAAAAGAAAACTTCCTTTAGTAATGAGTACCGAATTATTGAAGGTGAAGAAAACGAATATCGAATTCTGCAGCATCATTTTACTTATGAAAATCAGGATTATCAGCTGGAAATTGGGAGCAGTTTAAGCGAAGTAAAAGATCTTACTTTTATTATAAAACTTTTTATAATCATTGTTTTGGTGATTATTCTTTTGGTTACTTTTTTGGCTGATACTTTTTATATCGAATATTTATTAAAACCATTTTATAAAATTATTGATACTAAAATAAGACGGGTTAATGAACCTGAACTTTTCGATCACACGCCAATAAATGCAAAATCGAGAGATTTTAGAGAATTAGATTTGGTTTTAAACCAAATGATGGATCGTATTGCAGAACTTTTTAAGAAAGAAAAGCAATTTATCTCGAATGTTTCACATGAGCTTTTAACGCCGATTGCTTTATTGAAAAACAAACTGGAGAATTTACTTCAAAATGATTCTTTGGATGATACTGCTGTAGATAAAATTGCCGGCTCGCTCAAAACGCTGGATATGCTCAAAAAAATTATCAATAATTTACTGCTGATTTCCAGAATCGAAAACAATCAATATGAAGCAAATGAAAGTATTAATTTTCAGGAAATTATAAACGATCTGCAGGAAGATTTGCAGGATCGTATAGATGATAAAGGAATTGAGTTTGTTAATAAAATGAATGAAGAGTTTGTCTTTAGAGGAAATAAAACTTTAATACATATTTTGATTTATAATCTGGTTACCAACGCAATAAAGTATAATAAGCCAGATGGAAAAATTATAGTTTCAGATTCATTTTCAGACAATCGGTACACAATTTCCATACAAGATTTTGGTATTGGTTTAAGTGAATCTCAAATCGAAAATATTTTTAATCGATTTGCCAGAGTAACCTCAGATCAGGAAGGACAGGGCTTGGGTCTTGCTATTGCTAAGAGTATTGCGGCTTTTCATCATATAGAAATCCAAGTTAATTCTCTTATAAACGAAGGAACTACTTTTGTTTTGGTATTTCCTGAGCAGCCAAAACACAATTAA
- a CDS encoding metallophosphoesterase: protein MILRFVILCALFLFIEFYSYQAFRTLIKLRWVLIAYQVISVLLLIFIIYSFTQFDRSVGQTKQTMFTMGLMLLVYVPKIVLTLVMFGEDIFRIGASILNYFMYNTPRQEMMPNRRKFVSQLALGLAAVPFLSLIYGIFEGKYNFKVFKQTIFFPDLPDEFDGFKITQISDVHSGSFDNPDKINYAIDLINQQETDMILFTGDIVNTHAKEMHPWLETFKRIKNYRYGKFAVLGNHDYGEYVTWPSEKEKEENFSEIKGLYGKIGFDLLLNENRYIQKGADKIALVGVENWGVNFKKVGDLNKASENLQKEDFKVLMSHDPSHWDAQIKGHPKNFHLTLAGHTHGMQFGIEIPGYFKWSLAQYIYKQWAGLYEEAGKYVYVNRGFGFHAYPGRVGIMPEITVIELKKGNNVA, encoded by the coding sequence ATGATCCTTCGTTTTGTAATTCTTTGTGCTCTTTTTTTATTTATTGAGTTCTATTCCTATCAGGCTTTTCGAACTTTAATCAAATTAAGATGGGTTTTGATAGCTTACCAAGTTATAAGTGTACTGCTTTTAATTTTTATCATTTATTCTTTTACACAATTTGACCGGTCTGTTGGGCAGACCAAGCAAACCATGTTTACAATGGGATTAATGCTTTTGGTTTATGTGCCAAAAATTGTGCTTACATTGGTAATGTTTGGTGAAGATATTTTTAGAATTGGTGCCAGTATCCTGAATTATTTCATGTACAATACACCGCGTCAGGAAATGATGCCAAACAGGCGAAAGTTTGTCAGTCAGCTGGCTTTAGGGCTTGCAGCCGTACCTTTTTTATCGCTTATTTACGGAATTTTCGAAGGTAAATATAATTTCAAAGTATTTAAGCAAACCATATTTTTTCCAGATCTTCCTGATGAATTTGACGGATTTAAAATAACTCAGATTTCAGATGTTCACAGCGGAAGTTTTGATAATCCCGATAAAATTAATTACGCCATTGATTTAATTAATCAGCAGGAAACCGACATGATTCTGTTTACGGGAGATATCGTAAATACTCATGCAAAGGAAATGCACCCGTGGCTGGAAACTTTCAAAAGAATAAAAAATTACAGATACGGAAAATTTGCTGTTTTAGGGAATCATGATTATGGAGAATATGTAACCTGGCCTTCTGAAAAAGAAAAAGAGGAAAACTTTTCTGAAATTAAAGGACTTTACGGTAAAATAGGTTTTGACCTTTTATTAAATGAAAACCGATATATTCAAAAAGGAGCTGATAAAATTGCTTTGGTTGGAGTTGAAAACTGGGGTGTAAATTTTAAAAAAGTGGGTGATTTGAATAAAGCATCAGAGAATCTTCAAAAGGAGGATTTTAAGGTTTTGATGAGTCATGATCCAAGTCATTGGGATGCTCAAATTAAAGGCCATCCTAAAAACTTTCATCTTACGTTAGCCGGCCATACACACGGAATGCAGTTCGGAATTGAAATTCCGGGGTATTTTAAATGGAGTCTGGCGCAATACATTTATAAACAATGGGCAGGGCTTTATGAAGAGGCCGGAAAATATGTATATGTTAACAGAGGATTTGGTTTTCATGCTTATCCGGGAAGAGTTGGTATTATGCCTGAAATAACGGTTATTGAACTAAAAAAGGGCAATAATGTGGCTTAA
- a CDS encoding thioredoxin family protein, translating to MSKFGELINAQVPVLIDFYTDWNESSVLMHPVIKDVAAALGDKAKVIKIDVDKNQELAEALRIKGLPTLMIYKEGQMIWRQSGELDANTLIGIVQDQFDV from the coding sequence ATGTCAAAATTTGGAGAACTAATAAATGCTCAGGTTCCGGTGTTAATTGATTTTTACACAGACTGGAACGAATCATCAGTATTGATGCATCCGGTAATTAAGGATGTTGCGGCTGCGCTTGGAGACAAAGCGAAGGTGATTAAAATTGATGTTGATAAAAATCAGGAACTGGCTGAAGCATTAAGAATTAAAGGACTTCCGACTTTAATGATATACAAGGAAGGACAAATGATCTGGAGACAATCTGGAGAACTTGATGCAAATACACTTATCGGAATTGTGCAGGATCAATTCGACGTATAA
- a CDS encoding polysaccharide deacetylase family protein → MSFYWVKTNSFIKKVFSKYCWDIPNNEKKIYLTFDDGPTPEITDWVLSELKKFDAKATFFCIGKNIKANLALFEKLIKDGHSIGNHTMNHVNGWKIHTDDYIENVNNCAKVLEEEIKPNNLIFRPPYGKIKKAQSKILRKLGYKIIMWDVLSADFDQSITPQKCLENVTKNVKSGSVIVFHDSIKASPNLKFALPKTLHFLKENGYKFDIIH, encoded by the coding sequence ATGAGCTTCTATTGGGTAAAAACTAATTCATTTATTAAAAAGGTATTTTCAAAATATTGCTGGGATATTCCAAACAATGAAAAGAAAATATACTTAACCTTTGATGACGGCCCTACTCCAGAAATAACCGACTGGGTTTTATCTGAATTAAAGAAGTTTGACGCAAAAGCTACCTTTTTCTGTATTGGAAAAAACATTAAAGCCAATTTGGCTTTATTCGAAAAATTAATCAAAGATGGTCACTCTATTGGAAACCATACAATGAATCATGTAAATGGATGGAAAATCCATACTGATGATTATATCGAAAATGTAAACAACTGCGCTAAGGTTTTAGAAGAAGAAATAAAACCTAATAATCTAATCTTTCGTCCGCCTTACGGAAAAATTAAAAAAGCACAATCTAAAATCCTTCGCAAGCTTGGCTACAAAATAATAATGTGGGATGTGTTAAGTGCAGATTTTGATCAAAGTATAACACCTCAAAAATGTCTTGAAAATGTTACGAAAAATGTAAAATCAGGAAGCGTAATTGTATTTCATGACAGCATAAAAGCATCGCCAAATTTAAAATTTGCCCTGCCTAAAACACTACATTTTTTAAAAGAGAATGGATATAAATTTGATATTATTCATTAA
- a CDS encoding DUF2723 domain-containing protein, with translation MAQFNFNKWNTIIGWFAFAIALITYTLTVEPTMSFWDCGEYIATAAKLEVGHPPGAPLFQMMGAFFAMFAIDAQHVALMVNMMSVFSSAFTILFMFWSSSMILKKIVARFAEIDQNNSIVILGSSFVGALAYTFSDSFWFNAVEAEVYAMASLLIALLFWLGLRWEQDMDKPKGNKWLLIISLVVGLSFGVHFMALLTIPSIGFLYYFKHYEKVTLKNFIIANVVVIGILLFIFKLLLPLTMAFFGKTEIFMVNSMGLPFNSGTIFVILLLIAFFYFGLKFTKQKGLIFYNTIILCILFILIGFSTWLMLPVRANANTVINENKPSDAAEVLAYYNREQYGVNPLFYGPQYTEVFAGLDANTPYLDKKPNYERDYKTGKYIITNNYKNAEQNTDDNQKTILPRMWSTETGHIQNYISFTNPPKFRINPNYNYEDDLGKYGIDPSQLTEEEYNKAIGQLRNEVEKTVSEFRNAYAQKQIDNEGYVKFLKSYGDYLIIEKPTTADNFSFMFEYQFGYMYWRYLMWNFVGRQSDVQGKYDNLDGNWISGIKALDSMHLGSQDNLPSDVLNNKGRNVYYFLPFILGLIGLMYHANKDLKSFYVLLALFLFTGIALKIYLNERPFEPRERDYALVGSFYVFAIWIGFGVYSLYETIKNYIAPKIAGPVIIAASLLAAPVLMASQNWDDHDRSNRYTAVAMAKAYLSSCDKDAILFTIGDNDTFPLWYAQEIEHYRTDVKIVNTSLFMTDWYIDQMKAKAYESNPLPISFTHDQYVGDNLDYVAHIPKIETRWNIKDFLDFIKNPKSTVGLQNGQTIHFYPTDKIRLTVDKNTIIKNKVVNPKYNDSIVPYMDIDIKGNALYKNRLMMLDILANNNWKRPIYFSGGAFDDEDYLWLKDYLQLDGMVYKLVPIRNVPSKDGGPMDMGQIDADKMYDIVMKWDWGNSESEKIYHDPETRRNSITYRTNLSRLMNELIAEGKIDKAKNVINLAMTKMPLDKFGYYSLVEPFADGYYKVEETAKAHDLLDKLVNKYRENLDYYKTLSSSDQTDLAMDIITDIERYRSLLHVMKGNKDKAFYDNHKKVFNTYVNIFERFGREKE, from the coding sequence ATGGCACAATTCAATTTCAATAAATGGAATACAATTATTGGTTGGTTTGCATTTGCAATCGCTTTAATTACCTATACATTAACAGTCGAACCTACAATGAGCTTTTGGGATTGTGGCGAGTACATTGCTACAGCAGCTAAATTAGAAGTAGGCCACCCGCCGGGAGCTCCTCTTTTCCAAATGATGGGTGCGTTTTTTGCCATGTTTGCTATCGATGCACAGCATGTTGCTTTAATGGTAAATATGATGTCTGTTTTTTCTAGCGCATTTACAATTTTATTTATGTTTTGGTCTTCTTCTATGATTTTAAAGAAAATCGTAGCCCGCTTTGCAGAAATTGACCAAAACAATTCAATTGTTATTTTAGGAAGTTCTTTTGTTGGAGCACTAGCCTATACTTTCTCAGACAGTTTCTGGTTTAATGCTGTCGAAGCAGAAGTGTATGCGATGGCTTCTCTTTTAATTGCATTATTATTTTGGCTGGGATTACGCTGGGAGCAGGATATGGACAAACCAAAAGGAAACAAATGGCTGCTGATTATCTCATTAGTTGTTGGGCTTTCGTTTGGGGTTCACTTCATGGCTTTGTTAACTATACCTTCTATTGGTTTTCTATATTACTTTAAACATTACGAAAAAGTAACTCTTAAAAATTTCATTATTGCCAATGTTGTAGTAATAGGGATTTTATTATTTATTTTCAAGTTACTTTTGCCTTTAACAATGGCTTTCTTTGGTAAAACCGAAATATTCATGGTAAACAGCATGGGATTACCTTTTAATTCGGGAACTATTTTCGTGATTTTACTTTTAATCGCTTTCTTCTATTTCGGATTAAAATTTACAAAACAAAAAGGGTTAATTTTTTATAACACAATCATTCTTTGCATTTTATTTATTTTAATTGGATTTTCAACCTGGTTAATGTTACCAGTACGTGCAAATGCCAACACGGTAATCAACGAAAACAAACCATCTGATGCTGCCGAAGTTTTAGCGTATTACAATCGTGAGCAATACGGTGTAAACCCATTGTTTTACGGACCTCAGTATACCGAAGTTTTTGCTGGTTTAGATGCTAATACTCCCTATTTAGACAAAAAACCTAACTACGAAAGAGATTATAAAACTGGTAAATACATCATTACCAATAATTATAAAAACGCAGAACAAAATACGGATGACAATCAAAAAACGATTCTGCCAAGAATGTGGAGTACCGAAACCGGACACATTCAAAACTATATCAGTTTTACAAATCCGCCAAAATTCCGAATCAATCCAAACTATAATTATGAAGATGATTTAGGAAAATACGGAATTGACCCTAGCCAATTAACAGAAGAAGAATACAATAAAGCCATAGGTCAGCTTCGTAATGAAGTTGAAAAAACGGTTTCTGAATTCAGAAATGCTTATGCTCAAAAACAAATTGACAACGAAGGCTACGTTAAATTCTTAAAAAGTTATGGTGATTATTTAATTATCGAAAAACCAACTACAGCAGACAACTTCAGTTTTATGTTTGAGTACCAATTTGGGTACATGTACTGGAGATATTTGATGTGGAATTTCGTTGGACGTCAAAGTGATGTTCAGGGTAAATATGACAACTTAGACGGCAACTGGATCAGTGGTATTAAGGCTCTTGATTCTATGCATTTAGGTTCTCAGGATAATTTACCTTCTGATGTTTTAAACAACAAAGGAAGAAATGTTTATTATTTCCTTCCATTCATTTTAGGTTTAATTGGTTTGATGTATCACGCCAATAAAGATCTTAAAAGCTTTTATGTTCTTTTAGCTTTATTCCTTTTTACCGGAATTGCTTTAAAAATCTATTTGAACGAAAGACCTTTTGAGCCTCGTGAGAGAGATTATGCACTTGTTGGATCATTCTATGTATTTGCCATCTGGATAGGTTTTGGGGTTTATTCTTTATATGAAACTATCAAGAATTATATAGCACCAAAAATTGCCGGACCCGTTATTATTGCAGCAAGCTTATTAGCTGCGCCGGTTTTAATGGCTTCTCAAAACTGGGATGATCATGACAGATCAAACAGATATACTGCGGTTGCAATGGCAAAAGCATATTTAAGTTCTTGCGATAAAGACGCTATTTTATTTACTATTGGAGATAATGACACATTCCCGCTTTGGTACGCTCAGGAAATTGAGCATTACAGAACCGACGTTAAAATCGTAAATACAAGCTTATTTATGACAGATTGGTATATTGACCAAATGAAAGCTAAAGCATATGAGTCTAATCCTTTACCAATATCTTTCACACACGATCAATATGTTGGGGATAATTTAGATTATGTTGCTCATATTCCTAAAATAGAGACTCGCTGGAACATCAAAGATTTCCTTGATTTCATTAAAAATCCAAAATCAACGGTAGGTTTGCAAAATGGACAGACGATTCATTTTTATCCAACTGATAAAATTAGATTGACGGTTGATAAAAACACCATCATTAAAAACAAAGTTGTAAATCCTAAATACAATGATTCAATTGTTCCGTACATGGATATTGATATTAAAGGAAATGCGCTTTACAAAAACAGGCTGATGATGCTTGACATTTTAGCAAACAACAACTGGAAACGTCCTATTTATTTTAGCGGAGGTGCTTTTGACGATGAAGATTACTTATGGCTGAAAGATTACCTGCAGTTAGATGGTATGGTTTATAAATTAGTTCCTATTAGAAATGTGCCTTCTAAAGACGGCGGACCTATGGATATGGGACAAATTGATGCTGATAAAATGTATGATATCGTTATGAAATGGGATTGGGGTAACAGCGAAAGTGAAAAAATTTATCACGATCCTGAAACCAGAAGAAATAGTATTACATATCGTACCAACTTATCTCGTTTAATGAACGAACTTATTGCCGAAGGTAAAATTGATAAAGCTAAAAACGTAATCAATTTAGCCATGACAAAAATGCCTTTGGATAAATTTGGTTATTATTCTTTAGTTGAGCCTTTTGCTGATGGATATTACAAAGTTGAAGAAACTGCCAAAGCACATGATTTATTAGACAAACTGGTTAATAAATACAGAGAAAATCTGGATTACTACAAAACATTAAGTTCTTCTGATCAAACAGATCTGGCAATGGATATTATTACGGATATTGAACGCTACAGAAGCTTATTGCATGTAATGAAAGGAAATAAAGACAAAGCTTTTTATGACAACCACAAAAAAGTATTCAATACGTATGTAAATATTTTTGAACGTTTTGGACGTGAAAAAGAATAA
- a CDS encoding universal stress protein: MKRILVPTDFSEHAEDALKVAAKIAKKNDSEIIILHMLELPHQTNDAIFGGVSIPETMLFMKKANETLDKVSNSSFLDGIPITEIVKMDKPIHGITQVSKEYDVDLIIMGSHGSSGIEELLIGSNTEKVVRNSEIPVLVIKKEIPNFNISKIVFASDFSEETKKPFGKLLNFIKFFDAKIHLVSICTPNSFKPTHVAEKAIKEFVSEFNLTNYSTHIYNDTNIEKGIINFSNSIDADIIGMCTHGRTGFAHFFNGSISEGLVNHAVRPVITLKI, from the coding sequence ATGAAACGAATTTTAGTACCTACTGACTTTTCAGAACATGCTGAAGATGCCTTAAAAGTTGCCGCGAAAATAGCCAAAAAAAACGATTCTGAAATCATCATTTTACACATGCTGGAATTGCCTCATCAAACAAATGACGCGATATTTGGAGGCGTAAGCATTCCTGAAACTATGCTTTTTATGAAAAAAGCCAACGAAACCCTGGACAAAGTCTCAAACAGCTCTTTTTTAGATGGAATTCCGATAACCGAAATTGTAAAAATGGACAAACCCATACACGGAATTACTCAGGTTAGCAAGGAATATGATGTTGATTTAATTATAATGGGATCGCACGGATCTTCGGGAATTGAAGAATTATTAATTGGCTCGAATACTGAAAAAGTAGTACGAAATTCAGAAATTCCAGTTCTGGTCATCAAAAAAGAGATTCCAAATTTCAACATCTCAAAGATTGTTTTTGCCTCTGATTTTTCAGAAGAAACCAAAAAACCCTTTGGAAAACTCCTGAATTTCATAAAATTCTTCGACGCAAAAATTCATTTGGTTTCAATTTGTACACCAAACAGCTTTAAACCAACACATGTAGCAGAAAAAGCCATAAAAGAATTTGTTTCAGAATTTAATCTAACCAATTATTCGACACATATTTACAATGACACTAATATCGAAAAAGGTATTATAAATTTCTCAAATAGTATTGACGCAGATATTATTGGTATGTGTACACACGGAAGAACCGGATTTGCTCATTTCTTTAACGGAAGCATTAGTGAAGGATTGGTAAATCATGCTGTTAGACCTGTAATTACACTTAAAATTTAA
- the rimP gene encoding ribosome assembly cofactor RimP, translated as MTFKEKVNELITEALLEKPSIFLIDLSISDSFKISVGLDGDNGVMLQDCIDVSRAIENNLDREEQDFSLEVASVGVGSPLKLVRQYKKNIGRTLIVTTNNEKIEAELVEANDVFIILSWKAREPKKVGKGKETVQKEQQIPYTEIKEAVVTVTF; from the coding sequence ATGACATTTAAAGAAAAAGTAAACGAATTAATTACAGAAGCTCTTCTGGAAAAGCCATCGATCTTTTTGATTGATCTTTCTATTTCGGATTCTTTTAAAATTAGCGTTGGTTTAGATGGAGACAATGGAGTAATGCTTCAGGATTGTATTGATGTTAGTCGTGCAATCGAGAATAATCTGGATCGTGAAGAGCAGGATTTTTCGCTTGAAGTAGCATCAGTTGGAGTAGGGTCTCCTTTGAAATTGGTAAGACAATACAAGAAAAATATTGGTAGAACGCTGATTGTTACTACAAATAATGAAAAAATTGAAGCAGAATTAGTAGAAGCTAACGATGTTTTTATAATTTTGTCTTGGAAGGCAAGAGAACCGAAAAAAGTAGGAAAAGGAAAAGAAACAGTTCAAAAAGAACAACAGATCCCTTATACAGAAATTAAAGAGGCAGTTGTTACAGTAACATTTTAA
- the nusA gene encoding transcription termination factor NusA — protein sequence MENLALIDSFSEFKDNKLIDRVTLMAILEDVFRNALKKKYGSDDNFDIIINPDKGDMEIWRRRVIVADEDLDFENEEITLTEARKIEADFEIGEEVSEEVKLIDLGRRAILALRQNLISKIHEHDNTNLYKQFKDIIGDIYTAEVHHVRPRVVILVDDEGNEIVLPKEKQIPSDFFRKGDNVRGIIESVELKGNKPQIIMSRTSEKFLEKLFEQEIPEVFDGLITVKNVVRIPGEKAKVAVDSYDDRIDPVGACVGMKGSRIHGIVRELGNENIDVINYTNNIQLFITRALSPAKVSSIKIDEENKRAEVFLKLEEVSKAIGRGGHNIKLAGQLTGYELDVIREGDAANGEDDDDVELTEFSDEIEDWVIEEFAKIGLDTARSILKQDVEDLVRRTDLEEETILDVIKILKEEFDN from the coding sequence ATGGAAAATTTAGCATTAATCGATTCATTCTCAGAGTTTAAAGATAATAAACTTATTGATCGTGTAACGCTTATGGCAATTTTGGAGGACGTGTTTAGAAATGCATTAAAGAAAAAATACGGTTCTGATGATAATTTCGATATCATTATAAATCCTGATAAAGGAGATATGGAGATTTGGAGAAGAAGAGTTATCGTTGCTGACGAAGATCTGGATTTTGAGAACGAAGAAATTACTTTGACTGAAGCTAGAAAAATTGAAGCGGATTTTGAAATTGGAGAAGAAGTTTCTGAAGAAGTTAAATTGATTGATTTAGGAAGAAGAGCTATTTTAGCTTTACGCCAAAACTTAATATCAAAAATTCACGAACACGATAATACAAATCTTTATAAACAATTTAAAGATATTATTGGTGATATTTATACTGCCGAAGTGCACCATGTTCGCCCAAGAGTTGTTATCTTAGTAGATGATGAAGGAAACGAAATTGTACTTCCAAAAGAAAAACAAATTCCATCAGATTTTTTCCGTAAAGGAGATAATGTACGTGGAATTATTGAAAGCGTTGAATTAAAAGGAAACAAACCTCAAATTATTATGTCCAGAACTTCTGAGAAGTTTTTGGAGAAATTATTTGAGCAGGAAATTCCGGAAGTTTTCGATGGTTTAATTACAGTTAAAAATGTAGTTCGTATTCCGGGAGAAAAAGCAAAAGTTGCTGTAGACTCTTACGATGACAGAATTGATCCGGTTGGAGCTTGTGTAGGTATGAAAGGATCTCGTATTCACGGAATCGTTCGTGAATTAGGAAACGAAAATATTGATGTTATCAATTACACAAATAATATTCAATTGTTCATTACAAGAGCATTAAGCCCTGCAAAAGTTTCGTCAATTAAAATTGATGAAGAAAATAAAAGAGCTGAAGTTTTCTTGAAATTAGAAGAAGTTTCTAAAGCAATTGGTAGAGGAGGGCATAATATTAAATTGGCCGGCCAGTTAACAGGATATGAATTAGATGTAATTAGAGAAGGCGACGCTGCAAACGGCGAAGACGATGACGATGTTGAATTAACAGAGTTTTCAGATGAAATCGAAGACTGGGTTATCGAAGAGTTTGCAAAAATTGGTTTAGATACTGCAAGAAGTATTTTAAAACAAGATGTAGAAGATTTAGTAAGAAGAACAGATCTGGAAGAGGAAACAATTCTTGATGTTATTAAGATACTAAAAGAAGAGTTTGATAACTAA